From Primulina tabacum isolate GXHZ01 chromosome 2, ASM2559414v2, whole genome shotgun sequence, one genomic window encodes:
- the LOC142536947 gene encoding caffeoylshikimate esterase-like, with the protein MTKILPAKSGRDLKVMGKTVKFAGVDEELQKILDADMDMVGPRRRAREAFKHIQLSIDHILFKMPHERLKMTESFEVNSRGLEIFSKCWLPENGSPKAVVCFCHGYGDTCTFFFEGIARKLASSGYGVFALDYPGFGLSEGLHGYIPSFDRLVDDVIEHFAKVKENPDFRSLPSFLFGQSMGGAVALKVHLKQHDLWSGAVLVAPMCKIADDMVPPWLVTQILIGVSKLLPKQKLVPQKDLAEMAFQDVRKREQATYNVIAYKHKPRLGTAVELLRTTQEIEHQLEKVSLPLLILHGKNDVVTDPSVSEALYKKASSSDKKLNLYDDAFHSLLEGEPDEMVLRVLGDIISWLDEHC; encoded by the exons ATG ACCAAGATTTTACCTGCCAAGAGTGGCAGAGATTTGAAAGTAATGGGAAAAACAGTAAAGTTCGCGGGTGTGGATGAAGAGTTGCAGAAGATATTGGATGCTGACATGGACATGGTGGGACCCAGGCGCCGGGCTCGCGAGGCATTCAAGCACATTCAGCTCTCCATAGATCATATCTTATTCAAG ATGCCACATGAAAGATTGAAGATGACTGAG TCATTTGAAGTGAACTCTAGGGGAttggagatattttcaaaatgtTGGCTTCCGGAAAATGGTTCCCCAAAAGCTGTGGTTTGTTTTTGTCATGGTTATGGAGATACTTGCACATTTTTCTTCGAAG GAATTGCTAGAAAGCTTGCATCTTCTGGTTATGGGGTATTCGCGCTGGACTACCCCGGATTTGGTCTTTCAGAAGGTCTACATGGCTACATTCCAAGCTTTGACAGGCTCGTGGATGATGTCATTGAGCATTTTGCAAAAGTGAAAG AGAATCCAGACTTCCGTTCATTACCAAGTTTTCTTTTTGGACAATCTATGGGGGGAGCAGTTGCGCTTAAAGTGCACCTAAAACAGCACGATTTGTGGAGCGGCGCAGTTCTTGTTGCACCTATGTGTAAG ATTGCAGATGACATGGTTCCTCCGTGGCTAGTAACTCAAATTCTAATTGGAGTCTCAAAATTACTTCCAAAACAGAAGCTTGTTCCGCAGAAGGATTTGGCTGAGATGGCATTCCAAGATGTGAGGAAGCGAGAACAA GCAACATATAATGTCATCGCTTACAAGCATAAACCTCGGCTAGGAACAGCCGTGGAATTGCTGAGGACGACACAGGAGATAGAACACCAACTGGAGAAG GTGTCGCTGCCACTATTGATTTTACATGGAAAAAACGACGTAGTAACTGATCCATCTGTGAGCGAAGCATTGTACAAAAAGGCAAGCAGTTCAGACAAGAAACTTAACCTATATGATGATGCCTTTCACTCTCTTCTTGAAGGCGAGCCAGATGAGATGGTACTTCGAGTTCTTGGCGATATCATATCTTGGCTCGACGAGCATTGCTAG
- the LOC142536950 gene encoding protein ABA DEFICIENT 4, chloroplastic-like isoform X1, translating to MVTSFCFLSSQVSFKIGCSRFSANSLLRNQRSTKNEIPFDQLAVGKKASPYVVWSFIGGSRIITIPNLGRIIMFRRSSVYASWLPSSQIASSAFTLGTAAVLPFYTFMVAAPEAKLTKKIIASSIPYIVLGLLYAYLLYLSWTPDTIRLMFASKYWLPELNGIAKMFSNEMTLASAWIHLLAVDLFAARQVYYDGLKNNIEMRHSVSLCLLFCPLGILVHFITRAFTASRKRREHGDTSHRFQ from the exons ATGGTCACGTCTTTTTGTTTTCTCAGCTCTCAAGTCTCATTTAAG ATTGGCTGTTCAAGATTTTCAGCTAACTCCTTGCTTAGAAATCAAAGAAGCACAAAGAATGAAATACCATTTGATCAACTAGCAGTGGGGAAAAAAGCGAGTCCATATGTTGTCTGGAGTTTTATTGGAGGATCAAGAATCATCACTATACCTAATCTTGGAAGAATTATTATGTTCAGAAGGTCTTCTGTGTATGCTTCAT GGCTCCCAAGTTCTCAGATTGCAAGTAGTGCTTTTACATTGGGAACGGCAGCAGTACTTCCATTTTATACATTTATGGTTGCAGCCCCTGAAGCGAAGCTT ACCAAAAAAATAATAGCAAGCAGCATACCTTATATAGTTCTCGGTCTATTATACGCTTATTTACTGTATCTGTCCTGGACACCTGATACAATTCGGCTGATGTTTGCAAGTAAATACTGGTTGCCAGAG TTAAATGGTATAGCTAAGATGTTTTCCAACGAGATGACGCTGGCTTCTGCTTGGATTCATTTATTGGCTGTCGATCTTTTTGCTGCAAG GCAAGTTTACTATGACGGATTGAAGAACAACATAGAGATGAGGCATTCAGTGTCCCTTTGCCTGCTGTTTTGTCCGCTCGGAATTCTTGTTCATTTCATCACAAGAGCTTTCACTGCAAGCAGAAAAAGAAGAGAACATGGAGACACTTCTCATCGATTTCAGTAA
- the LOC142536950 gene encoding protein MAO HUZI 4, chloroplastic-like isoform X3, which produces MLSGVLLEDQESSLYLILEELLCSEGLLWLPSSQIASSAFTLGTAAVLPFYTFMVAAPEAKLTKKIIASSIPYIVLGLLYAYLLYLSWTPDTIRLMFASKYWLPELNGIAKMFSNEMTLASAWIHLLAVDLFAARQVYYDGLKNNIEMRHSVSLCLLFCPLGILVHFITRAFTASRKRREHGDTSHRFQ; this is translated from the exons ATGTTGTCTGGAGTTTTATTGGAGGATCAAGAATCATCACTATACCTAATCTTGGAAGAATTATTATGTTCAGAAGGTCTTCTGT GGCTCCCAAGTTCTCAGATTGCAAGTAGTGCTTTTACATTGGGAACGGCAGCAGTACTTCCATTTTATACATTTATGGTTGCAGCCCCTGAAGCGAAGCTT ACCAAAAAAATAATAGCAAGCAGCATACCTTATATAGTTCTCGGTCTATTATACGCTTATTTACTGTATCTGTCCTGGACACCTGATACAATTCGGCTGATGTTTGCAAGTAAATACTGGTTGCCAGAG TTAAATGGTATAGCTAAGATGTTTTCCAACGAGATGACGCTGGCTTCTGCTTGGATTCATTTATTGGCTGTCGATCTTTTTGCTGCAAG GCAAGTTTACTATGACGGATTGAAGAACAACATAGAGATGAGGCATTCAGTGTCCCTTTGCCTGCTGTTTTGTCCGCTCGGAATTCTTGTTCATTTCATCACAAGAGCTTTCACTGCAAGCAGAAAAAGAAGAGAACATGGAGACACTTCTCATCGATTTCAGTAA
- the LOC142536950 gene encoding protein MAO HUZI 4, chloroplastic-like isoform X2, with the protein MLSGVLLEDQESSLYLILEELLCSEGLLCMLHDPRCLEVSLSLLSSALLLRLPSSQIASSAFTLGTAAVLPFYTFMVAAPEAKLTKKIIASSIPYIVLGLLYAYLLYLSWTPDTIRLMFASKYWLPELNGIAKMFSNEMTLASAWIHLLAVDLFAARQVYYDGLKNNIEMRHSVSLCLLFCPLGILVHFITRAFTASRKRREHGDTSHRFQ; encoded by the exons ATGTTGTCTGGAGTTTTATTGGAGGATCAAGAATCATCACTATACCTAATCTTGGAAGAATTATTATGTTCAGAAGGTCTTCTGTGTATGCTTCAT GATCCAAGGTGTCTGGAGGTGTCTTTGAGCTTGCTTTCATCTGCCCTGTTGCTTA GGCTCCCAAGTTCTCAGATTGCAAGTAGTGCTTTTACATTGGGAACGGCAGCAGTACTTCCATTTTATACATTTATGGTTGCAGCCCCTGAAGCGAAGCTT ACCAAAAAAATAATAGCAAGCAGCATACCTTATATAGTTCTCGGTCTATTATACGCTTATTTACTGTATCTGTCCTGGACACCTGATACAATTCGGCTGATGTTTGCAAGTAAATACTGGTTGCCAGAG TTAAATGGTATAGCTAAGATGTTTTCCAACGAGATGACGCTGGCTTCTGCTTGGATTCATTTATTGGCTGTCGATCTTTTTGCTGCAAG GCAAGTTTACTATGACGGATTGAAGAACAACATAGAGATGAGGCATTCAGTGTCCCTTTGCCTGCTGTTTTGTCCGCTCGGAATTCTTGTTCATTTCATCACAAGAGCTTTCACTGCAAGCAGAAAAAGAAGAGAACATGGAGACACTTCTCATCGATTTCAGTAA